The Priestia megaterium NBRC 15308 = ATCC 14581 region TTGCCAAAATACAAAAAAATTATATTTAAACAATTAAGTTAAGTTTTTATATGAGCTTAAAAAATTTGTTTTTATTAAATTTTAAAAGGATGGAAATATAATGAAAAAAACAACAAGGTTTCATGGGGTAATTCCGCCTGTCTCTACAATAGTAGATCAAAATGAATGCTTAGATGAAAAAGGAATGAAAAATTTAATTGACTTTCTAATTGAGTCTAAAGTAAATGGGCTGTTTTTTTTAGGGTCGGGCGGAGAATTTAGTCAAATGTCAACTTCTTTAAGGAAGAAAGTAGCAGAATTTGCAGTTCAGTATGTAAATGGACGTTTGCCAGTTTTAATTGGCACTGGTACTCCAAGCACAAAAGAGACTATCTCACTAAGTATGCATGCAAAAGAAATAGGGGCAGATGGGATCGTAGTTATTAACCCATATTATTGGCCGTTATCCGAGGATAATCTCTTTCAGCATTTTGCTCAAATTGCTGAAAAAGTAGATATGCCCACCCTTTTATATAATTTCCCAGCATTAACAGGCCAAGATTTATCGCCAGAATTTGTTCTTAAACTAGTCGAATCTTATCCTAATGTTGTAGGCATTAAAGAAACCGTTGATGCAGTCTCTCATACAAGGGAAATGATTTTAACTGTAAAGGCTGCCCATCCTGATTTTGCTGTTTTCTCAGGATACGATGATCATTTTTTAAACACGTTATCTCTCGGTGGAGATGGCTCCATTCCCGGCACTGCAAATTTTGCACCAGAGTTTTCTGTAAATATTTATCAATCTTTTATGGACAAAGACTATGCTCGCGCAATTGAATCACATCGTCTATTGTCAGGTTTATTATCCTTATATCAAATAGATAAGCCTTTTGTAAGTGTAATTAAAGAAGCTCTTTCTTTAAGGGGGATAAAAGTTTCTACAAACATGATAGCTCCAGCTCGCGAACTTAGTGAAAGAAAGAAGGAACAAGTAGAACAAATACTAGGCCAGGCACTAGGGACAGAAAAATTTTCATAAATTATTAATGAAAGATGTTTTTTTCGAGGAACCTATATTCTCCAATTAATAGAAGATAGTATGTGCAACATAAAAATATATCTTTTTTTATAAAAAATCTTATTAACGGAGGAATACATATGTCATTGCAATCCATATTTGGCGAAGAGGATGTATCTCTTTATAAAATTCAAACTCATGCGA contains the following coding sequences:
- a CDS encoding dihydrodipicolinate synthase family protein, translated to MKKTTRFHGVIPPVSTIVDQNECLDEKGMKNLIDFLIESKVNGLFFLGSGGEFSQMSTSLRKKVAEFAVQYVNGRLPVLIGTGTPSTKETISLSMHAKEIGADGIVVINPYYWPLSEDNLFQHFAQIAEKVDMPTLLYNFPALTGQDLSPEFVLKLVESYPNVVGIKETVDAVSHTREMILTVKAAHPDFAVFSGYDDHFLNTLSLGGDGSIPGTANFAPEFSVNIYQSFMDKDYARAIESHRLLSGLLSLYQIDKPFVSVIKEALSLRGIKVSTNMIAPARELSERKKEQVEQILGQALGTEKFS